A segment of the Lolium perenne isolate Kyuss_39 chromosome 3, Kyuss_2.0, whole genome shotgun sequence genome:
AGGTACACCTGACTTCCTCGTCAAATTAAAGATCTTATGTTTAACGCGTACATACGACTCCAGAATCACTAGACGCATTTGTTTTTAGTCCTAGACATAGTTGTTACAATCATGTTTTTACTACGAGATTCTACGACTTTATGACCCAAATTAAGTGAAACGATCCTCCGATTTTACTACATATAATATAAGATTTCACGGTTCTAAAAATTTAAAATCTTATGGTTTACGATCCTACTATAGAGGTTCCGATCCGATTCAGAATCACGATTCTGACAACTTTGATCCTAGATGATCATATACTCACTTGCAAcggaacctccaccatcaacacaAACCATGATTCCATTGCCCTCCATAAGATCAAGTTCTAGATTGAGGAAAATAGTGTTTTGCTTTTCAGTGCAGAAATGATAAGTATAATCCTTTGCAAGTAATTgatatgaaataatcaaagacatGAGCAACCGTTGAACTTTCTTGGAAACTGCGATCTAGTGCAATGCAACGTTTCGACTTGACCTGGGACCTCGGTTCTTAAAGATCCAAATGGCGCTATTATGCATAGTAATGATACACTGATTTTCTTTCTGTGTTTCACCCCTTTTTGGAATTTGTGATTAGTTTGCAATTTTTAACGCCCCCTCCGTTCCTAGATATAAGgtgtatagttctttttataaaaGTCTCCAAAATACAAGGTATATTGCGCTGGACAACCTGTGTGGATATTTTTTTAGATATTTGCTTGTGCTTCCTTATCTTTTGGAAGCTCCTCTATTTTATCATGTCAATTGTCTAGGATCAATTCCTCCAAAACATTGTGTAGTTTTCTCTCCACATGTATATCTTAATTTCCGTACCGAAAACTATACACCTTATAACTAGTAACGGAGGGTGTACCATTCTTGGTTTAAATAATTATTTCTGAAATGGTTAATTCATTTAAATAAGGTTTCTTTAACTAAATGGATTATGTAATATTTTCATTTGAATTATGAACTGAAATAATACCTTTAATATTTTAAAAGAGATCCTTGTTTTTATTTGAAATATAAATCCTTTTTGGAGAAAATATTTTATTTTTCCATTAATTGAACTAAACAAATGCTTTTTAAAATAAAAACAATATCTTCTATTTTATAATCTTATTGTATTTGAATAaaaaatgggggggggggggttaggtATTTTTCCTTAATTTATTTGAGTGAAAAATGAATTTTTAAACCATTTTTGGGAATTTCATGGATTTATTTCATTAAAATGAATTAAGGGCTTTTGGTCGATCGACTGAGCCACCTACTCACTTCTCGTCACTCTATCTCTCTCCTTTATCATGCAACGGTGATggcgaccgcgccgcctccatcttTGAGTGCCTACTCCGTCCAGATCCAGCCATCTCTGCTACCATGGATCGCAATCCATCGACTCCTCTATCGACACCCTTCGATTCTGTCCTCGTCGATCCGTTTTTCACTTATGTCGCCGACCTTGCGCATACCCCTCTAAACCCTAGGGTTTCAGGGTGATGTTGTCATTCGCTTTGCTATGGCTTCGTCGTGGTTACAGAGGCACTAGGATGTCCTCCTGGTGCCCTCCTCTGTCCTGGAGTCATCGGTGTAACATCGGCACTGTCCCCGATTCGCTGAAGTGGCTATGACCACGTGAGCACTGCCTCAccatgccttggctgctgccccttGGCGATGGTAAGATCCCTTCTCCCCTCTAATCTCCGTAGCACCTCTCCCTGCTCACATCTGCTCTCATGTCCAACTCATTGAGCCTGgttgctagggttagggtttccatTTAGGTTTTGTTCTTTGATTTTTTTAACTTGTGCTCTTGTGCTACTTCTAGTTATTAGTTGAATTGTACGCTATTTATGCATGTTTGTAAATATCTagggtttgatgtatttgttcatCTGCTTCAACTTGGTGATCCTATTCTGTCATGGCTAATCCTCTGGGTTGTATTAGCATTGCTTGGCTTAATTGTTATTGTTGCCTTTGTTTACTGCCATATGCAAttgcatcaactattgtgtaataTATTAAATTCTCATTTCCTGGTTCTAGCCTAGGGTTAATTTTTGTGTTTATTTTCTAGTTGAATATGTGTCAGTGTTAAAGGTTCTCCATTATTACTTGTAGATGTATTATCACTGTGTTACTTGATCCATTGATGTGTCACACAAGGTTTAGACATTTTCTACCTTCTCTTCCTTTATTCTTTATCAAGGAAGGGAAGTAGAGAATGTTTGAATTACCCGTGTCTAAGATATAGAATGATGGATATTAACTTTGATGATTTCTTGTATGTGCCATCAATTGTTCTGATCCATTTGGTTGGTATAGGCTTTGGAAAACTATGCTTGGTATAAATAGTGGATTCTAGTGGCTTGAGTAGATTGATTTATGTTATAATAGGTGATCTTCTTGATTTCACTGTGGCATTCTCGTGTCATGTTAAATGCCTAGAAACTTTGATGGGTTAAACAAAAGTATTCTGGCTAGGAACCCATAGGGTGATGGTTTGTTAAACTAGATTGAACTTGGTGTCTCTAGTAGTTATATGACTATCTTGTGCTATTCTGTTATGCTCATTTGTATGGAGATTTGTCTTATATTTGCTTGTCCATGTACATCTTGAGGTAGCAGAGTTGGTGCTTTTTAATTCTATGCCACTTTAGTTTCCAGCTTTAGTTGGTTTACTTCCAAATGATGTCAAAATCAATCAAACAACATATGTTTGATAACTATTGTATTTGGATGCTTTTCTGCTTATGGAAATAGATCATAGTGATCTATTCCTGAAGTTGCTATACCTTACTCTAGATCCTAGATGCAATATGCTTGTGCTTGATGAGCTGGTGATCTTGATCAGCTTTTGCCTTGATGACCTTTTCTTCCTTTATTGGAGCTCGCTCCTCCTAGCTCCAGCTATATGATCAAGCTTCTTGTGTTTTCTAGGATTTTGGGGTGTTCTATAATTTATGGATGCTTTGAACTAGCTCCTGATTCTATGGTGGTTTAGAATAGTGAAATGTTCTTGTGTGTATTGGTGTTCTTGGTCGATGGATGTGGTTGATTCTACAAATCTGTTATGCTAGAAGTTTTTATATTGTCCTAGAGCTTGCATTTGGTTGACAACAAATGCATCTGCATGGTTGTGTGAGTTGTCTGTGAGCTTTTTGGGTTGTTGTGATCCTAAAATGTTGTGGATCGGGTCGGCCAAGTGATGTTTATCACCCTAGAATGATTATTTTTTACTACCACTTATTTTTCTTGATATCCTCTTGGTATTTTGCAGGAATTTCTACGAAGAGAAAAGAAGACAATGTAGCTGGGTATAGTTTAGGTTTCCTTTTTTATTTCTTACTTTAATTCCTATACTATTTattcttgtaatatgatgaattgGGTAAATACAATGTAATTTTGTTTTTTATTAATAAAGTTGTATTTTCTCTATTCTTGCAGTTGTAATCTAGAAATTTATAATTTTAAATCCAAGCTTTTCTTTTATTTGGATTTGAAATTTGAACTTgtagttttcaaatttgaatcgaATTCAAATTATTTCCCTCAAAAAACATAACTTCAACAAAGGTCATGTAGAAATCCACATTAGTCCACTAATGACCTAACCCTAGTCACTAGTAGAGAGGAATTTCGATCTCTTTGAGGTTTTGTTTTGAACACGATTTTTTAAAAGGAATATAGAGTAGGGGAAGACCTTAAAGTGTTTTttaataataagaacccaaatctGCGTCCCTGGGGACTTGAACCTAGGAGgctaggttgtacatccacttccctaagcaagtgagctaggctcacttcttgaGCGCTAAAAATTTCCCCTCAATTTCAAATGCATGAATGCATATGCACATAATTATAACTCTCTCCCTTATTTAGTCCTAAGTGTTGCGATGTCCCAATAACCTCCAAATCCCTAGCTCATTCCACCCTCTGTCGATCTCTTCCAAGTCACTATCCCAAGTCTTGCATCTCCACCATATGATCATCAATTTCCAACCTCCAACCTCCTTCGAGACATCTCTTCATCTCGAGAAAATCAACAACAAAAAAGGGAAGGATGGCCATAAATGACATATGATGAGAAGACATCTTTTGCCCATGAAAAGCCACATCGAGCGGGGATTTCTTCTACGATGTCCTACGATGTATGTGAACAAACAATGGCGCCATTGGCCATCAAATAGACGGGAATTTTTTCTGGCATGTATTTTTTTTTGGACCATATATGACATCAATACCAACTGTAAAATATCCCTTTAACCATTTGAGTGTTTTGGGACTATAGTTCACACATCCATCAAGTTAAGTGACATTTGGTTTAATGCACTCTTCTTTTATGTCACACCAAATTTCAAAAAGACTTCAAATTAGTACGAATGCcgagtaaattatatcttatattaGAATGCATAAGTATTACACATGTTTTATAAACATAGGTCATCTTGAGGTGGACAGATCATCATTTTGAATTTTTTGCCACTACCATGAGTAAACTACATTGGTCCCCTTAATTTGTGTTATTTGAGAAACACGAAGTACACTCTGCACACGCCCATGTTTTTTGAAATAGTTAATCATTATATCTCATCCTTTGAAGACAAGGACACCCCCAAAATCTATTTTATACAGATACAGTGTCACTATCTCATTAGATATCCTCGTGCAAAAAATATTGCATGAATTCAAAGAAAaagacatattgcatgcaataatTAGCTTGGGACACGATTGTTTTTCAATCGATTAATCACATAAttattttttggtttttctttATTGGTACCTAGAAAATGAGATAGTGACATTGTATGCATATGTGAtacacatgttatgatgagtagcatGATACTACTACCAATGCCAAATATGTGATTCCATGCTTCCAAAGATATCTTTGTTGCCCCTCGGTCACATAAATCATAAATCATACGATTTAAAACCAAATTCACGTTATTTAAGAAAGTACCGCGTCAAAACAAGCTAGGTTTTTTCTATCAATCACAACGAAACAACTTCGTGTCTGTGTGATTCGTATGACAAGAGAAACATAGGATTGCAATGCCATTCCCACTAGAATCCTTTGTGAATTCATATAAACCAAAGTTTATATTATTTCACCAAAATAAAGAATTCTGAAAAAGAGCTTTGAGTGGATGCTAGATTTCCCACGAAATCTAGTGCAAAAGATTCCTTAGGAAAAATCCTACAGGAATCCTACAATCCAAACAGCCATCATAGGACAAATTTCCACATAATTTAATCCTACAAATTTCCAACAAGCCCTTAGAGGAGAAGCAACTTGTGGTTGGTTTTTTTAGGAGGGTAGTGGCAGGCCATTCCATGAAGATCAAACCCCGGGTttaacactttggtgtctcataaaagGCAAAATATTCTTTTAGTGGGGGACGATGTTCCCGCAGATAGCGAGGCGCCTATGGTGATTTCACAAATCTCAAGTCCTCGAGGGTGCTCAAAGAGGATGGGTGTGCGTGCGTCatacaggtcaatgcatgtttatgagtgtgtgtgtgtgtgtgtgtgtgtgtgtctataCCGCGTTTCACAAAAAGACCCTTAGAGCTTGCTACCTCTTTGGGCAAGATTGCAATGAAGTATTAAAATGCCCGTCCACTAGAATCCCACGAGGTTGTAACGAAGTTTTTATATACATTACAGGGGAAATATTTGATATGTTTTCATGAGTTTTGAGTGGATACAGGTTTTGCTTTGTAAATAGTGCAAAAGAATCCTTTGAAATTTCAATATGATTCGATCCTACATTCTTCCTTCATGACAAACTATCACGGTTTCGTCAAAGCCAAActatgtaaagtttgaccaagctcATACAAAAAAACATCAAAATCTATATAGAAATACATATGATATGAGAATGATATTTCGTTTTTACAATATTGGCAAATATCATGCATTGTATTAAGCTAGAGAACATGAGCCGGTGCAACATCACCCAGTTGTTGTAGATACAtccgaaaacaaaagaaaatatacATCAGAGAACATGATGGATACACATGTTGAGTGgacaactagaaatttatgtagtTTGTTTATTGTAGTGTATATTTTTCTTTCTATCAATATGAATGACTTGTCTTTGATGTATCTGAGTACTTCTACTCGTACATCTGCTTCACATCTTCGATGCCTTCAACTAAAAGTATCGATAGCACTATTTCTTATATCTTGTGTTTGGCTTATAACTTCATTAATTGCCATGATGTGAGAGTATGTCTCATAATTTAAAATCGAAAGCAAAACACATTAAAATTATTCAAATGAACACAAACCTTGGAAATCAAATACTACCACTCTTTTATTTAAAGATACTGATATGGGCAATGGTTTTTCTATCAAGGAAGTCGTCGCTTCTCTTTGACTCTTACATGTGCTTCAAATCTTCGATGCATTCAACTATAGGTGCCAATAACATTATTTCTTATATCTTGTGTTTTGCTTATAACTTGATTAGTTCTCATGCTTGAGTGTATGTCTTATAATTTAAAATCAAACGCAAAACAAATTAAAATTCTTCAGGTAAACACAAAGTCTGGAAACTAAAGGCTACCGCCACTCTTTTATTTATAGATACTGCGGATACGAGTAATGGTTGTTCTGTGGAGGAAATCGTCACTTCTCTTTTGTTTAAAAATAGAGTCTGGTACAGTACTGCAACCAAATGGTACCACTCCTTTTCCCCTGTCCGATGTCATTGGTTAGCGCCATCGCCACGTGGTAGGTTGCAACAAAGCGCACCCAGCAGCCAACAGATCCAGAAAAGCGCGAGCCCCAAAGACCAACAGGGGCATTCAGGTCATTCCACCCGCGTGGGGCCACGACCACCCCTCCCAATCGTCCTCTCCGGAAACCGGGGCCAGGAAATGACCATCGTGCCCCGGGCCTTTATTCCCTCCCATTTCTGCCGCTATCCTTTCGGAAAGCCCCGGAACCCAACCCAACCACCCACCCAACCCTGGTTAGCGCTCTGCCACGACCTGACGAGCCCGTCCCATCCGATCGCATCCCGAGCCGCCTGGACCCGTCCCACCGTACACCCTCTCCCTGCCCGTGGGCCCGGCCACCACCGCGCCTTGCTCGGCGTACAAGGACCGGGCGCAGGGGACCCTGCTTCCCCTCGAAGGAATCGACCCCATCACCTCCCTCCTCTTTATCTcggagccgccgccgtcgccaaccCTAACCCGATCTGGTCCGACGCCGACGAGGGAGGACGCCGACGGTGGTGGATCTGCCAGATCTGCGGAGATCCGACGGAGGCGCGAGGGGCGATGGTTGTGAACGGCCGGCCGCTCAAGAAGGCGAGGACACGGGTCGAGGCCTTTGCTGGGTTCCCGGCGGCCAGGGACGGCGGGGCGGCCGGCACGTTCCGGGAGGCGGTCAGGGGGTTCCTCGCCAGGCACGCGCGCCTGCTGCCGCTCCCCTCCATCTTCTcgccggcggccgccgccgccccgccgcACCTGCTCACGTGGAGGGTCTCGCTCAGGGTCGGCGAGGACGGGgaggacgacggcggcggcggcggtggatgcGGGGTCGAGCTCAACGTCGTGGAGGAGGATGTGCTCAGATCGCGATCTGTCTATTGTGATCAGTGCAGAGTCGTGGGTGAgttgctttccttttctttttttttgttttgttttttctgTCTGTCCTCGAAACATTGTTTTTTCCCTTATAAAATTGTTTTTTTCCTTTCGGAAAACGTTCGTAAGATAATGAGTTTCGTcctcttttttattttttattgatTTCGATTTTTAATTGTTTTGGCGGTGTGCTAATTTTTTTGAGAGTGACTGACGGATGAATGACTGACATTGCAGACGTTCCTTCAGTTttttttttaaccaaagattttatTCAATCCACAATGTCCATGTTCGTTTCCACGTTCTCTGATTTGTTACAATcaaacagcagcggtgatggaataTCGGTTCTCTAATGCATCTGTGTTGGCGGTTGCAGGATGGAGCGGGCACCCGGTGTGCGGGAAGCGGTACCATTTCATCATCGAGAACGACAGCATCCAGATGGCTGGCCGTCGGCGCACCTGCTGCCTCCGCTGCGGGACTCCCATGGCCGCTGCAGACTCAAGGTGGGAGGAACCAGCATTGTTAATTTCTGGACAGAACAATCATACACTACTTTCTGTGTTAACCGTAGTAACATGGAGATACCACCGATTGCTCGGTTGATTTCCCGTCATGCAAAGCTCCCCAACCTGTTCCAGTTCATGCTTTCGATTTGCAGTTCGGTTGTACAATCTGTTCCGAGCACATATTCCGTGTGATGTGGATGTAATTATTCTTCTGCTCGATGATACTACGGAGTATCCTGACCAATTTCTTCTCCAGGTGCCTCTTGTGCAACTTCGACATGGAAGGCGAGGAGCTGGAAGAGTGCGGATACCTGCATCTGGATGATTCCTCACACTTGCTGCATGCAGTTGTGCATGCAAACGGCTATGGACATCTTCTCAGGGTAAATGGCCGTGAAGGAGGGTCAAGGCTTCTTACTGGCCGTGACATAATGAGCTTCTGGGATCGCCTCTGCAATGTGCTGCATGTGAGGTAAACGGCTTAACTGTTGGTACACAGTGGTGCAGTTAGCGTGACATGAACCTTGACCATCATTCAAAAACCATCCAGCCACACACAACACTAAGAACGCCATTTGCCAACTTGCAGGAAGGTCACTGTCATGGACATATCCAAGAAGCATGGAATGGACTACAGGCTTCTGCATGCCATCACAAGTGGTCATCCATGGTACGGTGAATGGGGATATAAGTTTGGCGCCGGTAGCTTTGCACATACCTCAGACACATACCAACAGGCAGTTGATGTGCTCTCTGGCATACACCTGGCGCTGTACTTCTCACATCGCAACACCATCAGGACTCCATTACAGAACACGATTGCTCTGTATTGGGCCCTATCCGATCGACAGCTTGTGACTGTGAGGGACCTCTTCCGGTTCATAATGCACCTGCTTCATCAAGCCCGTAAGGATGCCGAGATGTCAAAACCAGCGATGGATGGAGCAGTTGAATCCAAGGTGCTCTGCATGTGGAACAAGGAAGATGTCGATCGAGCCGAAGCTGCAATGCTCAAGATTCTCCGTGCTGTCGAGACAGGACGCTGGGTGTCTTGGCGTGCACTTAGGGGAGCTGCATCCAAGGCTGTTGATTCACAGGAGCTGCTGGATTATTCCCTTCGAGGATTGCGAGGGAAACTGATGGATGATGGCCATTTCATTGCTGTCCGCTGCAATGCTGAGACTAGTGCAATTGAATACAGGTAAACCTTATTTCCAGTATGTTGCTCCACTTTGCAGAACTTCATTAGGCAGTCCTCTTGACTTGTATTTCATGGCGAGCAGGCTGGAAACATACTCCAATCAGGCCCCAGTAGACACAACTGTGTTTGGGCCCTCTGTCGAGCATCTAGTACACGATCTTCGATTCCTCTATGATGCTCTGCTGAACCCAGAAACGATGCTGTCTTCACAGCCAGAGGTGGTGGCTGCATCATCACACAATGCAGCTGCAAAAATTCTggactgcaagcagttcatcaaACACTATGATGAGAGTGCTCCAGAAGCTCTTTTGAACCCAAACCTGCTTTCTGTGAGTTGCTCCATTGAACTGCTTGATCATCCAAAGGACTACACTGCACCACCGATGGAACTTCTAATTTTACCAGAAAGTGCTACCCTCGGTCAACTGAAAATCCAGGCTGCAAAGGTCTTTCAAGAAACGTACCTCATGTTCCATAGCTTCCAGGCTGAACAGCTCCCTGACTTCCTAAACTTAAGTGACACAACACCTGTGAAGCATGTGCTTGGCTCAAGCCAGCTTGTAAGGGTGAGAGGACGGTGCACTGGGGATCACCGGAGAATTGTGCAGTTCAGGATGGAGAGGGGTTTGGAGAACTGGACAGTGGACTGTACATGTGGTGCCAAGGATGATGATGGTGAGAGGATGATGGCATGTGATGTGTGTGGAGTCTGGCAGCACACCAGGTGCTCAGGAATCAGCGATTTTGAAGAAGTCCCCGATAAGTTCATCTGCAGGAAGTGTGCAAGTCCACGCAAAGGAAAGAgtcgcggtggtggaggtggcagtGGCGGCGGCAGAGTGGATATGGGTGCTGCTGGCAGGTGCAAGGATGAGATTGGATCTGTTGGCGGTGCAGGCAAATTTGGGCGCCTAGCAACCGTGGGGTGACTGTACATAATGTAGTGAAATGTAAATACTGAGCGAGAGAGTGATGAGCAGAGCCTGAGGCCTCTCTAGACCTTAAGTGGTTAATGAAATCTTGTCTTTCTAACCAGTGATTTTGTCTATTCTCTCCCAAAATAATATTTGCACTTCCTCAGTGAATCCTCTGCAGTACTGCATTGAAACTTGAAAAGTTAGCTGAGTTCCAACAAAACTATTGTCTGTCAAATAATATTGCTACTGCACCAAGACACGTGTTTAAATTAACCTCGGACAGACAAATGCTAGACGACATGACAACAGTTACAGAGCATAGTGCAGCGTAATTGATGAGCATCTtgaaaacaattcaaaatgatacTACGTATTATTTGACGAATAATCCTAATACTCAGGGATAAAGGAAAACCTATGATTTTGTTGTTCATAAGCTACTAATTTCAACATAAAAATAATGTATAACAGTATCAATGTGCAGCACTCCCTCTGTTATATATTATTTGTCGTAGATTTAGATGAATCTGAAGTTCTGAACACAAAATGTATCTAGCTAGATACAAATCAGCGACAACTTATATGAAATGGAGGGAGTATCATTCACTGGCAAGTAAACAAAGTCGTGAACTTCCATCATACGAAATGAGAAAGGACATGCAGTTTAGGTTCATTATTATCACCCACTGTCTTAACAGTATATGGAGATGCAAATGTAATAAAGACATGATGAGCCTATTCAGTATTTCCCAGTTTTGTGCATTCCAAGTGAAACCAACACAATTCCAACATAAGATTAACGTAAAAAAATTCAATTACATACCTCAGGTTTATCCTATATAATAAATTAAAGCCTGGTCTGATGCTTGAAATGACAAACCTGTAAAATGAGAATTCACTGGAAACTTTTAGGCATGAAAGCACAGGTAATAAGCTATAAGCAAATAGTAAGTGTGGAGAGAGAAACACAGGTCACACACCTCAAATGTTTCATTTATGCTACAAAATGAGCTTTCTCAGTTTCTTTATGGATAAGACAGGTGAGCGATGAACATGAGATCTGCAATAGGAAACAGTGTGATTAAGCAACTCAATTAATGAGGAAGAATGGCAGACTTCAGTAGTTCCAAATCTAACAATACTAATGATATTAGAACTAATTCAAGTTGTACAGTGTACACATCTTTTTGGAACTATAAACTTGAATCAGGACCAGCATCAGTATAAATGATGAGATATTCCAGTGCTGGAAAATGTATTGAAAGCCATTTTTGGGGTGGGCAAATCGGTGATATGCAAGTTTAAGTGTTATACTATCACCCACATCTTTTGTAACTATAAATCTGAATCAGGACCGGCATCAGTACAAATGAGGAGATATTCCAGTGCTGGAAAATGTATTGAAGGCCATTTGAGGAGTGGTCATATCGGTGATATGCAAGTTGAAGTGTTATATTATCACCCTTAAAGAGCGAATCAATGCTGGAGATTAgacttttatgcccatatatcatCGTAACAGCACCTAAAGATACAATGTTCAAGCGTTCataggaaaaaaaaaaaaaaggagaataGAACAATTCCCCAGCATATAATCATATATTTATAAGAGTTTAGTACAATGTTTAGATCTGCAGGCAGAAAGAACTAAAGAATATTTAATTTAACCGCAAAAGCGTCGGTTAAGTGTGTCTTCCATTCGAAATATTAATGGTTATATCGTGCATCCTCACCAGAATTTGAGTAAATGCAAAAATGGACCGATACAAAGTCATGGAATAAATAACGGATAAGTAGACCATATTGCTATACAAGATGATGTAAAGTAGAAGAATGTTGTAAACATGGGGTGGTAATCCTGAACAGAGTAAGGATCTTGGATAATGTGGTATGGACTAGAAAAAAAAGTTGATTGAACAGAGGGTTAGCTTGTTTATTACCGCTTTAGCATTGCTTACCCACATCTTATCAATGATTTCAAATGAGCACAGCCAGCATTTGTTTTACAAAGCAATGTAGCATTTCAGTTAACAATTATCAAACAGTCGAAAGGGTTCTCAGTTCGCCTAAAACAAATTCTGCTGTTTTTTTAGCCACAGCAATACTTTTATGACTCCACCAGCCATTATTAAGAAGTAAGACGAAACTTTAATTTTTTTAAAGTTCCACACATGATAAATCTGGTGTTCATCGCACCACTTCGAAGCAAAATGAGCTAGCAACATTTTTTCTCTGAACAACTAGAAGCAAAGCTCCCAAAAAGGATCGTACAGACTCTATCAAAGGCAAACATAATTTTGATGAAGCAATCCAGCATTTAAGTTAACAATTATCAAACAGTCGAAGGGTTCTCAGTTCGCCTGATAATGCTGAAAACAAAC
Coding sequences within it:
- the LOC127345213 gene encoding PHD finger protein At1g33420 is translated as MVVNGRPLKKARTRVEAFAGFPAARDGGAAGTFREAVRGFLARHARLLPLPSIFSPAAAAAPPHLLTWRVSLRVGEDGEDDGGGGGGCGVELNVVEEDVLRSRSVYCDQCRVVGWSGHPVCGKRYHFIIENDSIQMAGRRRTCCLRCGTPMAAADSRCLLCNFDMEGEELEECGYLHLDDSSHLLHAVVHANGYGHLLRVNGREGGSRLLTGRDIMSFWDRLCNVLHVRKVTVMDISKKHGMDYRLLHAITSGHPWYGEWGYKFGAGSFAHTSDTYQQAVDVLSGIHLALYFSHRNTIRTPLQNTIALYWALSDRQLVTVRDLFRFIMHLLHQARKDAEMSKPAMDGAVESKVLCMWNKEDVDRAEAAMLKILRAVETGRWVSWRALRGAASKAVDSQELLDYSLRGLRGKLMDDGHFIAVRCNAETSAIEYRLETYSNQAPVDTTVFGPSVEHLVHDLRFLYDALLNPETMLSSQPEVVAASSHNAAAKILDCKQFIKHYDESAPEALLNPNLLSVSCSIELLDHPKDYTAPPMELLILPESATLGQLKIQAAKVFQETYLMFHSFQAEQLPDFLNLSDTTPVKHVLGSSQLVRVRGRCTGDHRRIVQFRMERGLENWTVDCTCGAKDDDGERMMACDVCGVWQHTRCSGISDFEEVPDKFICRKCASPRKGKSRGGGGGSGGGRVDMGAAGRCKDEIGSVGGAGKFGRLATVG